CTGTTGATGGCGACCACATCGCCAGGCTTCGGCGCCTTGCCGCGGGGCATGTCCACCAGCAGCTTCCCGCTCGCGGCCGCCATCCAGCGCGTGACGAAGCAGCAGCCGCAGGCGTGCTCGTAGGCGTGGACCAGGACCAGGGGCATCCGTCCACTGGCCAGCCATTTGTAGAGCGACCAGTGATCCTCTTGGCCCATGCGCTGAGCGATCAGTTCCACGCTCAGGTTGTGGCGCTGCAGCGCGTAGTCCTTGCAGGCCTGCAGCGCGTCGCGCAGGCTGGTCGGCTGGTAGGTCTTCCAGTTGCGGCGGCTCATTGGAAGGCTCTCCGGGCGTAGCCCTGCAGGGCTTCCAAACAAAAAGCCTGGCTGCATCTGTTCAGCGCAGCTGGCGCTTGAGAGAGTCCGCTCCACACCAACTGCGGAGCCACCAATGCAAACCGATCTGTCGCCGAAGAACGTAGCCTGGCTGCGCGAGCAGGTGCGCCAGGAAGTCGAACACCGGATGGCGCCGCTGCGGCGCGAGCTGGATGGGATGGACGACTGGGCCAACGGCGTGTTTGCCGCGCTGCTGGACCTGCTGCTGCCGCTGCTGAAGACACACCCGGAGCTGGGTCGCACGCTGGAAGCGCTATGGGGGCGAGCCGCTGAGCAGTACGCCGAGCTGGAGCGCAGCCCGGAGCGGCGTGCCGAGCTGCAGACGACGCCGGAGCTGCTGGAAGCGCGCAAGATGCTGTACTGGGTGCTGGCACAGCTGGGGCACGGGCCGGCGAGAACCCGGCGCGCTCGGCGCAAGCCAGTTTCGTGACGGCTATCGCACTTCGGCAAGTCCAGTTCGGTCGCACTTGGGACCGGGCCGGGGCGGCGTGGGTTTTCATTGATAGGATCAAGCTGTAACCGTCTGTCGGTTAGGCCGCGCTATCGACGTTGGGCTTCAGGCCCAGCTTTACGGCGATCTCGTGGGCTTTGCCGTAGTGGCCTTTGTCGAAGCCGTTGAGCACGCGCAGCACCTGGTTGACCCGGT
This genomic stretch from Roseateles sp. DAIF2 harbors:
- a CDS encoding DNA-binding protein; its protein translation is MTPDQVKQRFRQRGETFSHWARMNGYRVNQVLRVLNGFDKGHYGKAHEIAVKLGLKPNVDSAA